DNA sequence from the Juglans microcarpa x Juglans regia isolate MS1-56 chromosome 5S, Jm3101_v1.0, whole genome shotgun sequence genome:
cttatcctTGAGTGTCCCTAGTACTTGTCTCAGATGGTCTTCGTGTTCAGCTTTGCTCTTGGAGTagattaatatatcatcaataaacactACTACAAATTTATCCAAGAACTCATGAAATACTcgattcatcaagtccataaatACTACTGGGGCGTTGGTtaaaccaaaaggcatgactaaaAAATTCATAGTGGCCGTACCTGGTCCTGAAAGCTGTCTTAGGCACATCCTCCGCCTTGATCTTTAATTGATGATAACTCGATCTAAGATCAATTTTTGAGAACACCTGCGCACCTTGCAactgatcaaataaatcatcGATGCGGGGCAacggatatttattctttatggtcactcAATTCAGTTCCCTGTAGTCTATACACATCCTCATTatcccatccttcttcttcacaaacaaaactggagctccccaaggtgacacACTAGGTCTGATGAAACCTTTGTCTAATAAGTCTTGCAACTGTTCTTTGAGCTCGGCTAACTCTGATGGTGCCATTCGATAAGGGGCTTTGGAAAGAGGCGTCGTGCCTGGGGTTAAATCAATAGCAAATTCTACCTCCCGCTCAGGCGGTAATCCAGACAAGTCTTCAGGAAAAGCTTTCGGATATTCCCTCACAATAGGAATTTCTTCAAGTTTCAATTCTTCCTTTGGTTCATCCACCACAAAGGCCAAATACCCTTGACACCCATCACGTAATAACTTGTCAACCTGAAAAGCAGAAATAACTGATGGAGAGGTACGCACCCTGGAACCCCTAAATCGAAGTTCCTCTTCTTCCGGAAACTTGAACACCACTTCCcttttaaaacaatcaatactaGCATAACTGGAAGCTAACCAATCCAtccccaaaatcacatcaaacccagtCATAGGAAAGACTATCAGGTTAGCTGGCATTTCCTTCCCGCTAATAGTTATTGGACACTTGAGTATAATCTTGTTACAAGTTACTATATCACCAGTTGGGGTAGAGACCCTCAAATTGTAGTCCATCTCACTAGCAACAATGGGGCACAACTTCACATAATCCATTGAAATAAAGGAGTGGGTAGCCCTCGAGTCAAATAAAACAATAGCCTTATTGAGGAATAAGGGAACAATTCCTGGTTACGTCATATAATCCAATGggataataagataaataatccTTAATTCTCAacatacaaaaaacaaattaagggACGGTCAGAAAATTATACCTGTGATGACATCATCCTTGTCCTCAGCTTCTCCCGGTGTCAAAGCAAACACCCGTGCTGGTACAGTCCTCCGCTGATTGTTGCCTTGGTTATTTGGCCTAAAGTTTTGAGCTGggttgggccttctattggtcACCGCAAACAATGGACATTCTCTAATGAAATGCCCATCCTTACCGCATTTGAAACATGATCCCACTTCCTTTCTGCACTCTCCCTGATGTATGCGGTCACAGAACTTACAGGGGGTAGAGGTATGATTTCCCTATATCTGTCTCTGACTTGAACTGCTCccctcatttttccttttccattgCCCTTGATCCGCACTAGGGAATCCTTGTGGAGCagctctcttcctctgttcttgCAATTCAGCACCCCTCTTGAGATTTTGCTCAACTAGCATCGCTTTGTGTACTAattctgaaaaattctgaatctgAAATATCATCACCCGTTCATAAATCCTGTAGTTCAAACCTTCCTCAAACTTCCTagtctttttctcctcatcagGAATCAAGTATGCGGCGAAACATGATAATTCCGCAAACCTTGCAGCATACTGGCGCACAGTCATGGTCCCTTGCACCAAGTTAGTGAACTCACGAGCTCTTGCTTCCCTATCAGCCTTAGGGAAAAATCGATCAAAGAAATTCTGCTTGAATTGAGTCCAAACAATTAACCCAGTCCCCTCAGTTTCCCTGATAACTTTCTCAGAATTCCACCATCTCTTTGCTTCTCCAGATAGTTTGAAAGCTGCGAATCTGACTTTTTGCTGATCGGTGCACTCCAAAAcaccaaatatttcttcaatgtcttgTATCCAATCTTCCGCAGCGTTCGCATCGCCTCTTCCATCAAAGATGGGAGGATGCGTTCGATTAAATTGTTCGAAAGTGCAACCCCCACCATTGTCGTCTTCGTTCAAATCATCAAGAGTTCGAACTCTACGACGAGCAGCCATCCTGAAAGTTTAAACTCAGTGAAAtgttctaaaataaaagaaaacgaaaataccgggtaaatagaataaaataagaagataaataaaatatgcatataaacatatatacatatatatatatatcagataacTATGCAAATCTGACATCACTTAATACACACGTATATCACTAGAATCTATAACCTCAAAGTTCCAAATTCAATTCCTAACATCAGccaaatctaaaacttcaaatcCTATCAAAATCAATCTTAATGTTCTTGGaactcaaacttaaatatccacaTGACTATCCTTATAATCCTCCAATTCCTATATTGAAATTTTCACATCTTATgaacccacagatatctaaacctccaaggtctACAGTATGCACaattcaaacctggctctgataccaactgtaacgccccgtccccgtgggttcggagagttaactcatataacctgataatcaactctaacaaggctagagtacttccaaattcaagaatatatattttcccaaatctcaaatcaaacgtaaatacttcaattaaataaaccaCATagactcatttatccaatattcaatccaacaacccaaatgAAATCAACTCtacttcatgtctcaaataacaactagaaataatataacattaacataagtctccataaaccgtctaaatccattgaagcaaacttaagaaaaacaattaacctccaacatcaacactaatatcatgagatacccaacaacaattcactgctaatcttctccatagactctaatactgatcatCAGCTGAACCATCGatatcatctgaaatattatgaagattaacggggtgagttatcaacaactcagcaagcagagagcatatactagcatgtaaacatgagcatttataacatttgataagcagaacaaaacatttactttcagaatgcagaaacaaaactttgtACAAAAGCATCAAAGCGAAGTTTCcataaatataaacttattccaaaaagaaaatccgttggcatttctaaactgaaacaaTATAATCATATCAACATTTAGTATCaaatcgggacaataccatgtttaacccccgtggtagggttataaaccaccattatacccgtggctgggccatattccatgtttcacccccgtggtaagattataaaccaccattatatccgtggttgggccgtataccatgtttcacccccgtggtagggttataaaccaccattatacccgtggctgggccgtataccatgtttcaccccgtggtagggttataaaccaccattatactcgtggttgggccttaacagaaataGAACAGATTTCATCGAAAATTCGATTataatcatatacagaatcagaacttcatgccaaggttttcagatgacacagcatttcaaaacaaaatactgaatagtttcatatcatttcacatgttcgagataaacataaacaaaatattctcatttgttcataacaaaacttctagattttcatattcgctcttttacatagttcagaaataaagtgcacaaaattagctcatgtctacaccagtcatgacagaaaaacactttctcttatatagaatttatgcatatgcagaataaacatctaaGGTTGTTgtcagatcatctcttttcaaaaaaaataaacacatttattttcaaagtcaacctcattttatttgttttatgcaaaactagtatatgaacctcgcttacctgacttcttcgtattatcaacaccttgaaccggaactctaatagtaacaccacctaaacaaaagaacatatatccaacatttaataaccaatctagtagactgctatttattgagtaataaatcaaaacagtcccTTCACAGCTCGATAACTATCCTAACAATTAAACTCGAACATCTCTCTTCAAACCATtcgcatttaaaacccaaaacaaccaCCACCTTCTATTAACACCAAACCAactataattatttccaaaaccaaccacagcaactccaataattaaaacataatccaacCCAAACTTCACTTCTGACCTTCGAATAAAACAATTTCAGTGCACGCATCAATACTCTAATCATTCAACAATTCAAAACTTGCACAAAAGTTCAATACAACTAGTTCCAAAACACCCATCATTTTACACCAAAAAGTCTCAAATAATACTTCAAAAACCGACTCACAAAACACCCAAAATTATACTCCTCAACATCCATAATTCCAACACACTCCACTACTCCAACAATTAAAATACATCAACCCAaaataaaagtcacaaaatcTTCTACTGAAAGAAACTAATGGTCTATGCAAAGGGGGAATTTGACTAAGTGTAATGCACGGCCATACAAAgcagcgtgtgtgtgtgtgcgatAGACCAACCGAGGAAAGAGATAAAACAATTTATGGTCTGCGTAACAGCAAGTAAGAATTAAGAgagacaaaaatcaatgaaaggGGCGGAAGTTACCGAACGAAAGTGAAGACCCAGAGGAAGAATTCAAACAAGGCTCCAAGGTTATCAAGAcccacgaaaaaaaaaacagcacaAACCGAAACCCAAAGGAAGAAAATTTACAAAGTCATCTAAGCACAAAGAAGTAACGGAATGGAGGAGAATAACTCACAAATTGCTGTGAAGAcaggaagaagaaaacagagGACGAGAGAGAGGACGATGGCTCACCTTCGAAGAACTAGAAAATCGAAACCCACGGAGCCAGATATGCCTGCCAAGGATGAACCACAAGTCTGCGTGGAACCGAAAATAAAATCGTGGAGATGTGGGAAGCAGTTGCACGGGAAGGTAAAAATAATCATGGGAAACTGCAGAGGAAGCCAgcggaagaagaaaaacagtgcAAAGGAGAAAGGGAAATTAATCGCTCCCCAAAACGACGCCATTCGTCACTCAACAAGTTCATGGGCTGGGTTTCGTGCATCCGACCAAAACAAAGGGGCTGGGCCTAAAGCCCGGTTATTACAGGAATGAATTTGTTTCACCATGATCCGAAAATTAAATCTGAATTTTAggtctataaaaataaaataaacatatatatatatataatcagctGATTAATGAGTTTGAACATGATTCTCCACTAGTTTCTGCCAGTTTTGGAATCTGGCAGTCGGATTCGTCGGTTCTGTTCATTCCTAATTCATAGTTAATTAACCCCAATCCATAAACATAGCCAACTCAActgttaaataaattaaagtgcCGCTTCGaccttaatattttaaatctatgTTCTTATATGTCTTGGGTTGTTTATGGTCAACACTATATttgtttcacattttttttttgtataggaATGATCTGCAGCTAACTTGTATGATTCACTATATGAACCTTttttaataaacatatatacgAATTATTATTCACATGATGCTTGTGCAGGTGCAATACCAAGTCAAATTGGAAGACTGCAAAAACTAGAGCAATTCGCAATTTACTCGAACTATTTTTCTGGACCAATTCCGTATGAGATCTTCAATATCTCAACTTTACGAAATATTATGATGGCATTCAATAATCTCTCAGGTGACCTTCCATCAAATATGGGTCTTTTTCTTCATAATCTCCAAGTCCTTGCTCTTCATGGGAATGAACTGAGTGGAACGATTCCCAACTCTATTCTCAATGCTTCACAGCTCATCATATTAGATTTGGGTGATAACTCATTCTCAAGCTCAATTCCAAAAGCAATTGGTGATTTAAGGTTCCTCGAGGCGCTGATCCTCGGATATAATAAGTTGACAATTCAGTCTCGAGAACTTGGGAgcattttctcttctttgtcGAGTTGCAAATATCTCAGACTTTTTTCTTTGGCCAAAAGTCACTTGAATGACGTCCTTCCCAATTCAGTTGGGAACCTCTCAACCTCTCTTCAAAGACTTGGATTACATGACTGCAATATTAAGGGCAACATTCCAGAAGAGATTGGCAATTTAAGTAGCTTGATTGATTTGACCCTAAACCACAATGAATTGGGAGGACCTGTTCCAACTACAATTGGAAGATTGGACAAGCTCCAAGGTTTGTTTCTTTATGGTAACAGAATAAAAGGTTCAATCCCATATACACTCTGCCATTTAGGAAGGTTGAATACACTAAGTTTAAGTGGTAATGAGCTTTATGGACACATTCCTGCATGCATAGATAACATGACTTCATTAAGAACTCTTGACTTGGGTTTCAACCAATTAACTTCTTCAATTCCTTTGAACTTGTGGAGGCTTAAAGATCTCTTGTTGGTTGATTTATCATCAAATTATCTTAATGGCCCTCTAGCTTTAGATATTGGGAATATGAATGTCTTGAGAGCATTAGATTTGTCCAAAAACCAAATAACAGGTCGTATCCCAGTTGCAATTGGTGGGCTAAAAAGTATTGTGAATCTATCTTTGGCAGTCAATCAACTAGATGGCTCAATTCCTACATCTGTTGGTGAATTGATAAGCTTAGAAGTTCTAGATCTTTCCTACAATAACTTATATGGAGAGATTCCCAAGTCCTTAGAAGAACTCTCATACTTGAAACATATAAATTTGTCATTCAATAAACTACGAGGAGAAATTCCTTCAAGAGGACAGTTTGTACACTTCCCAGCTAGATCATTCATCTCAAACAATGGACTTTGTGGTGAGGCTCGAATGCAAGTCCCCCCATGCAAAGGAAAAAACGCCATAGGAATGCGAATACTGAAATATGTGTCAATTGCAGTGGGGTTAATGGTACTTGGAGTGTGTCTTGTATTTTTCTCAATAAGACGCCATAAAAGGAATGCTAAATTGTCACATGACACAAATTCAATACCTTTAGCAACATGGAGGAGAATTTCACATCAAGAACTTATTCGAGTAACAGAAGGGTTCAGTGCAAACAACTTACTTGGAGAAGGGAGTTTTGGGTTTGTTTACAAAGGAACACTCTTAGAAGGTACAATTGTTGCTATAAAAGTTTTCAATTTGCAAGTGGAGGGGGCATTCAAAAGCTTTCATAGAGAATGTGAGGTGTTACACAATATTTGTCACCGGAATCTTGTCAAAATCATTACTGCTTGTTGTAACATGGACTTCAAAGCCTTGGTATTAGAATACATGCCTAATGGGAACCTAGATATGAGGTTGTACTCCGAAAACCATTGCTTGAATATGTTACAAAGGCTAAACATAATGATTGATGTAGCAACAGCAGTAGAATACCTTCATCTTGGTTACACAACGCCTATTGTTCATTGTGATTTGAAACCTACCAATGTCTTATTAGATGAAGATATGGTTGGACATGTCGCTGATTTTGGCATCTCCAAACTCCTTGGTGATGGAGTTTCTCTAACACAAACAATGACTCTCGCTACAATTGGATATATGGCACCAGGTGAGGTTAAGTTCCATGTTTACCATTCTAGTACTCTCATATAAACACATGATATTGTTCTCTTTTGGAAATGTATTGACCTTTCTCACTTTAGtaccatataattatattttctcatgatAAGTTGTAACATATTTATAGAGTAAGGATTTGAAGGACTTGTTTCTACAAGGGAGATGTGTATAGTGATGGCATTTTATTGATGGAAACTTTCACAAGAAAGAAGCCCACAGAGGATATATTTACCGAAGAAATGAGCTTGAAGAGTTTGGTACAAGATTCATTAGCTCTTTCTGTACTTGAAGTTGTTGACGCCAGTTTGTTAAGTAACAAAAATGATTATGCTGCAATGGACGAGTGTTTGCTATCCACCATGGGATTGGCTTTGCGTTGTTGTGCCGACTCACCTGAACAGAGGATTGGTATAGAAAATGTCTTAGCTACACTCAACAAGATCAAATTGAAGTTTCTCAAAGATATTAGTAGACGCTAATCATGTGAGAGAATAAGGTTAGTTTATAGCTATTGATTTCATGTTTATGGCTTTCCATATGGTAATATTTACAATAAATTGAGACTCTCCTAAAATGAGACTTTTTTATGGTAATTATTTTGCCATGTTGCAGTCGATGATTGGAGTTAATACCATTAGCATCTAATGGGTTTTGAAATCATATTCAAAGCAATGGAGGCAAGCAAAATCATTGTTTCCACTCTTGTGACATAATGggagaagattttttttttcttttaaattgtgACGTTTGTATATATCATTGTCTCTACCTTTTTATGTACATGCAGTTACTTGAAAATAAGTACAGAGCAATCAGTCTAAGGAAGCCATTACTCTGCTAGATTTATGTCTACTATACAAGAATTTGATCAAATGGTGGAGAATCTCAACCTATGCTTTCTTTTATTcactgggaaaaaaaattaaaatacttatgCAAATGTCAGTGATGTGAagatgattttcttttaatttttaagtattaaaaataGTTAACTACAGTAGCTAAATATACATGAAGATGAATAGTAATTTAAGCATCTACTTTTTAagcttattttctctctctctatgaacaagcttactattttttttatcctgatttttctctcctttcttgcGCAAAATTGATCAAGGCATTTACaagttcttcatttttctccatCTCTCCTCCAATCCAAACGGGAATAAGATGTGTTTAGATTTTATCGAATGGTTTGCATTCGAAATATAAgcaaaaagtaataatttaattaaaatgaatgatATAATCATTACGTTATTAATCATAAAACTCTcattataaattatgataattaaacttgtg
Encoded proteins:
- the LOC121267497 gene encoding receptor kinase-like protein Xa21 isoform X2 — protein: MDLGGTIPPQIGNLSFLVSLSIGNNSFHGSLPNELSRLYRLQFLDLSYNEFSGEIPPWMGLLNKLQILFLNGNNFEGSIPQSLSNISSLQWIDLAYNQLSGSIPSSIFKMPTLQQIVLYSNKFSGPMPPSIFFNASSLQYINLGNNELSGGLPTYMFDHLPNLQFLSVAHNHFSGVLPEIGNLTMLTALFLYHNNFEGTIPSSLLKCTQLQYFDMWNNNFTGRLLPEIGNLTMLTYLFLGQNKFEGAIPSQIGRLQKLEQFAIYSNYFSGPIPYEIFNISTLRNIMMAFNNLSGDLPSNMGLFLHNLQVLALHGNELSGTIPNSILNASQLIILDLGDNSFSSSIPKAIGDLRFLEALILGYNKLTIQSRELGSIFSSLSSCKYLRLFSLAKSHLNDVLPNSVGNLSTSLQRLGLHDCNIKGNIPEEIGNLSSLIDLTLNHNELGGPVPTTIGRLDKLQGLFLYGNRIKGSIPYTLCHLGRLNTLSLSGNELYGHIPACIDNMTSLRTLDLGFNQLTSSIPLNLWRLKDLLLVDLSSNYLNGPLALDIGNMNVLRALDLSKNQITGRIPVAIGGLKSIVNLSLAVNQLDGSIPTSVGELISLEVLDLSYNNLYGEIPKSLEELSYLKHINLSFNKLRGEIPSRGQFVHFPARSFISNNGLCGEARMQVPPCKGKNAIGMRILKYVSIAVGLMVLGVCLVFFSIRRHKRNAKLSHDTNSIPLATWRRISHQELIRVTEGFSANNLLGEGSFGFVYKGTLLEGTIVAIKVFNLQVEGAFKSFHRECEVLHNICHRNLVKIITACCNMDFKALVLEYMPNGNLDMRLYSENHCLNMLQRLNIMIDVATAVEYLHLGYTTPIVHCDLKPTNVLLDEDMVGHVADFGISKLLGDGVSLTQTMTLATIGYMAPE
- the LOC121267497 gene encoding receptor kinase-like protein Xa21 isoform X1; its protein translation is MDLGGTIPPQIGNLSFLVSLSIGNNSFHGSLPNELSRLYRLQFLDLSYNEFSGEIPPWMGLLNKLQILFLNGNNFEGSIPQSLSNISSLQWIDLAYNQLSGSIPSSIFKMPTLQQIVLYSNKFSGPMPPSIFFNASSLQYINLGNNELSGGLPTYMFDHLPNLQFLSVAHNHFSGVLPEIGNLTMLTALFLYHNNFEGTIPSSLLKCTQLQYFDMWNNNFTGRLLPEIGNLTMLTYLFLGQNKFEGAIPSQIGRLQKLEQFAIYSNYFSGPIPYEIFNISTLRNIMMAFNNLSGDLPSNMGLFLHNLQVLALHGNELSGTIPNSILNASQLIILDLGDNSFSSSIPKAIGDLRFLEALILGYNKLTIQSRELGSIFSSLSSCKYLRLFSLAKSHLNDVLPNSVGNLSTSLQRLGLHDCNIKGNIPEEIGNLSSLIDLTLNHNELGGPVPTTIGRLDKLQGLFLYGNRIKGSIPYTLCHLGRLNTLSLSGNELYGHIPACIDNMTSLRTLDLGFNQLTSSIPLNLWRLKDLLLVDLSSNYLNGPLALDIGNMNVLRALDLSKNQITGRIPVAIGGLKSIVNLSLAVNQLDGSIPTSVGELISLEVLDLSYNNLYGEIPKSLEELSYLKHINLSFNKLRGEIPSRGQFVHFPARSFISNNGLCGEARMQVPPCKGKNAIGMRILKYVSIAVGLMVLGVCLVFFSIRRHKRNAKLSHDTNSIPLATWRRISHQELIRVTEGFSANNLLGEGSFGFVYKGTLLEGTIVAIKVFNLQVEGAFKSFHRECEVLHNICHRNLVKIITACCNMDFKALVLEYMPNGNLDMRLYSENHCLNMLQRLNIMIDVATAVEYLHLGYTTPIVHCDLKPTNVLLDEDMVGHVADFGISKLLGDGVSLTQTMTLATIGYMAPGEVKFHVYHSSTLI